In Bacillota bacterium, the sequence TGGGGACCAGACACGACCCATGGAAACGGCTAGCGCAGCCAGGGACATGGCTCCCACGGAGCCGTTGAACCCATAGCTCAACCCTATGGCGGCTATCCCCTTGAGACACTCCGAGAGCGCACCTCCAAGGCCAGGCCACCTGCCGTCGAGGGTGCGTTCCATGCGGGCTTCCACGGGGAGGAGCCCCAAGAGAAAACACAGGAGCGCTATGCCTATGAGTAGTTCCATGACGGTCCACCCCTCGTTGAAAAGTATATATTCCGACCCTACGGGTGGCAATGGATTCGAACTGGGGAATGCTGGGGGGGCCCTGCCTGGTGCCTTGCAAGAGAAAGGGTGTCCCTTCTTCCCTGAAACGGGTATGGCGGAGGAATGAGGCGGGGAGAGAGTCCGCGCTCCCTCCCCAGCGCGACTACTTGATCTCTATGGTTGCTCCCACTTCCGTCAGCTTGGCCTTCATGGACTCCGCCTCTTCCTTGTTCACCTTCTCCTTGACAACGCTGGGGGCACCATCAACCAGTTCCTTGGCTTCCTTGAGTCCAAGCCCGACGAGCTCCCGGACAACCTTGATTACCTGGATCTTCTTGTCTCCAACGGCAGCCAGGACCACATTGAACTCGGTCTGCTCTTCCTCGGCCTCGGCAGCTGCGCCGACCTGACCAGCCATGGGGCCCATGGCCACCGGGGCGGCCGCGGACACTCCAAACTCGGTCTCAAAGGCCTTGACAAGATCTGCCAGCTCCAGAACTGTCATACCCTTGATGATTTCCAGGGCTTCCTGTAC encodes:
- the rplL gene encoding 50S ribosomal protein L7/L12 → MSKVQEALEIIKGMTVLELADLVKAFETEFGVSAAAPVAMGPMAGQVGAAAEAEEEQTEFNVVLAAVGDKKIQVIKVVRELVGLGLKEAKELVDGAPSVVKEKVNKEEAESMKAKLTEVGATIEIK